The window CTTATTTTATCAAGATATGGGCACTGATTCTGAGGATTCAGTTGATTATCCTGATTTTGCTTACAAAGTAGCAAAAGGAGTCGCTGACAATAATTTTGATAAAGGTATTTTGATCTGTGGTACAGGTATTGGGATGTCGATTGCAGCAAATAAAGTAAAAGGAGTTCGGGCTGCTCTCTGCCATAACGTCTTTTCTGCTAAAGCAACCAGAAATCATAATGATTCAAATGTTTTAACTATGGGTTCAAGAGTTGTTGCTAAAGGTTTGGCCCGAGAAATTGTAAAGGCCTGGCTTGGAGAAGAATTCGATGGCGGAAGACACCAGAGAAGAATTGATAAGATAAGTGATATAGAAAAAGAAATGAAAGATTAAAACTATTAATATAAAGGATGAAGATTAATGATATCTTCCTATATTTTGATTTTTTTCAGCAGTTTAATAATATCTTTTTTTCTTGTTCCTGGAGTAAAAAAAGTTGCTAAAAAAATTGATGCTCTTGATTATCCAGGTGCTAGAAGGATTAATGAACTTCCTGTTCCTAATATTGGTGGTCTTGCCATCTGGGCCTCTTTTTTATTAACTGCTTTCATATTTTTTGAATTTAACAAAACTCTTTTTGGAATACTACTGGGGGGAAGTTTTATAACTTTTGTAGGTTTTGTAGATGATCTTTATGATATTTCTCCTTTTCTCAAATTAGTATTTCAAATTCTGGCAGCAGTTGTTTTATTATTTTTTGGAGTTCAGATTGAATTTATAACCAATCCCTTAGGTGGAATGTTTTTTCTTGGTAGCTGGGGAATTCCATTAACTATTATTTGGGTTGTAAGTATAACTAATGTAGTAAATTTAATGGATGGACTTGATGGCCTGGCTGCTGGAGTTTCGATAATTGCAGTTATAACTATCTTTTTTGTAAGTTTACAGGAAGGACAAAACCTGGCAGCTGTTATGGCCCTTACTCTGGCCGGGAGTTCCTTTGGATTTCTTTATTATAATTTTCATCCTGCTGAAATATTTATGGGTGATAGTGGTTCTATGTTTTTAGGTTATACTCTGGCCTCAATTTCAGTAGCAGGTTCTTTAAAAAG is drawn from Halanaerobiales bacterium and contains these coding sequences:
- a CDS encoding MraY family glycosyltransferase; translated protein: MISSYILIFFSSLIISFFLVPGVKKVAKKIDALDYPGARRINELPVPNIGGLAIWASFLLTAFIFFEFNKTLFGILLGGSFITFVGFVDDLYDISPFLKLVFQILAAVVLLFFGVQIEFITNPLGGMFFLGSWGIPLTIIWVVSITNVVNLMDGLDGLAAGVSIIAVITIFFVSLQEGQNLAAVMALTLAGSSFGFLYYNFHPAEIFMGDSGSMFLGYTLASISVAGSLKSATAITLVVPVLALGVPILDTLFAIIRRAYNGKPIGKADNGHIHHRLLALGWNQQEATLIVYGISIFLGIIAVIFNSSTFENGLLLIFLAFLTIIFGAWKLGIFSAQLKSDKTEVEKTKY